A DNA window from Victivallis lenta contains the following coding sequences:
- a CDS encoding sodium:solute symporter family protein translates to MDLSWIDWLIILVPLGAVFWIGYQAQRCVKGVADFLSAGRAAGRYLLSVADGAAGMGLISLVATFEMTYKSGSAISFWWALLIPVGLAMNLTGFVIYRYRETRAMTLAQFFEMRYSKAFRVFAGFLAFLAGVLNYAIFPAVSARCIQYFLRLPETVSILGADWSVFGLLMAFFLTIAVILVTMGGQLSTMVTDCVQGIFSYWVYALLVAVILTTFSMSQFRDVMLARPPGESFINPFDTGKLTDFNILFVFISIFAAIYSRMAWQGNSGYNSAGASPHEQKMGGVLGYWRAGFVTVMVPLLVYGAYTFLNHPDFAAQAGLVNAELAERIQFDSAATTETLRSQLRVPLTLRYLLPTGATGAFCALMLFLMISTDTTYLHSWGSILVQDVLLPFKKRPLSPRAHIWLLRGAIAGVALFAWCFSYFFNQIDYILMFFAVTGTIYLGGAGSVIIGGLYWRRATTAGAWCAMCSGVVMGTLSFLLTKFWEDPIYPYLSDHHPDLLKQFALILEGAGSALPFVNWEMSPHRFPISGQEMFFASILLAIGSYILVSLLTCRKPFDLDRMLHRDSGAAAPPAPKEKKFRWSRLAGITAEYSRSDRILAWSVVIWTGYTFFIFLFQLIANTCFGFWSDETWFAWFEYYTIWLNLLIGAVTTVWFTWGGIRDLVRLFRQLKSLDRTADAEDDGRVAEHADTETESRKKMQSKEAAE, encoded by the coding sequence ATGGACCTCTCCTGGATCGACTGGCTGATCATTCTCGTGCCGCTCGGCGCGGTGTTCTGGATCGGCTATCAGGCGCAGCGCTGCGTAAAAGGCGTGGCGGACTTCCTCTCCGCCGGACGCGCGGCCGGGCGCTATCTGCTCTCGGTCGCCGACGGCGCCGCCGGCATGGGCCTCATCAGCCTCGTCGCGACGTTTGAAATGACCTACAAAAGCGGCTCCGCGATCAGCTTCTGGTGGGCGCTGCTGATTCCGGTCGGCCTGGCCATGAACCTGACCGGATTCGTCATCTACCGCTACCGCGAAACCCGGGCGATGACGCTGGCGCAGTTCTTCGAAATGCGCTATTCGAAGGCGTTCCGCGTCTTCGCCGGATTCCTCGCCTTTCTGGCCGGAGTGCTGAACTACGCGATCTTCCCGGCGGTCAGCGCGCGCTGCATCCAGTATTTCCTGCGGCTGCCGGAGACGGTCTCCATTCTCGGCGCCGACTGGTCGGTTTTCGGGCTGCTGATGGCTTTCTTTCTGACCATCGCGGTCATTCTCGTCACCATGGGCGGCCAGCTGTCGACCATGGTGACCGACTGCGTACAGGGCATCTTCAGCTACTGGGTTTACGCGCTTCTGGTCGCGGTGATCCTCACAACCTTCAGCATGAGCCAGTTCCGCGACGTCATGCTCGCCCGTCCGCCCGGCGAATCGTTCATCAACCCGTTCGACACCGGCAAGCTGACCGACTTCAACATCCTCTTCGTCTTCATCTCGATCTTCGCGGCGATTTACAGCCGGATGGCGTGGCAGGGCAACTCCGGCTACAACTCGGCCGGAGCGTCGCCGCACGAGCAGAAGATGGGCGGCGTGCTCGGCTACTGGCGTGCAGGCTTCGTCACGGTCATGGTGCCGCTGCTGGTCTACGGCGCCTACACCTTTCTGAACCACCCGGATTTCGCCGCACAGGCGGGGCTGGTCAACGCGGAGCTGGCGGAGAGGATCCAGTTCGACTCCGCCGCGACGACCGAAACGCTCCGCTCCCAGCTGCGTGTTCCGCTGACGCTCCGTTATCTGCTGCCGACCGGTGCGACGGGGGCGTTCTGCGCGCTCATGCTGTTCCTCATGATCAGCACCGACACGACCTACCTGCACAGCTGGGGGTCGATTCTCGTACAGGATGTGCTGCTGCCGTTCAAAAAGCGGCCTCTGTCGCCGCGCGCCCACATCTGGCTGCTGCGCGGAGCCATCGCGGGGGTTGCGCTTTTCGCCTGGTGCTTCAGCTATTTCTTCAACCAGATCGACTACATTCTGATGTTCTTCGCGGTCACCGGGACGATCTACCTCGGCGGCGCGGGATCGGTCATCATCGGCGGACTCTACTGGAGACGCGCGACGACGGCGGGGGCCTGGTGCGCGATGTGTTCCGGCGTCGTGATGGGAACGCTCTCGTTCCTCCTGACCAAATTCTGGGAGGACCCGATCTACCCGTATCTCTCGGATCATCATCCGGATCTGCTCAAGCAGTTCGCGTTGATTCTCGAGGGAGCCGGATCGGCGCTGCCGTTCGTAAACTGGGAGATGTCGCCGCACCGCTTCCCGATCTCGGGACAGGAGATGTTCTTCGCTAGCATCCTGCTCGCCATCGGCTCCTACATTCTCGTCTCGCTGCTGACCTGCCGCAAACCGTTCGACCTCGACCGGATGCTGCACCGCGACAGCGGCGCCGCCGCTCCCCCTGCCCCGAAGGAGAAGAAATTCCGCTGGAGCCGGCTTGCCGGAATCACCGCCGAATACAGCCGGTCCGACCGGATTCTCGCCTGGTCGGTCGTGATCTGGACCGGCTATACGTTTTTCATCTTTCTCTTTCAGCTCATTGCGAACACCTGTTTCGGCTTCTGGAGCGACGAAACCTGGTTCGCCTGGTTCGAATATTATACGATCTGGCTGAATCTGCTCATCGGGGCGGTCACCACGGTCTGGTTCACCTGGGGCGGAATCCGCGACCTTGTCCGGCTCTTCCGCCAGTTGAAATCGCTGGACCGCACCGCCGATGCCGAAGATGACGGCAGGGTCGCGGAGCATGCCGATACGGAAACGGAATCCCGAAAAAAAATGCAATCAAAGGAGGCTGCGGAATGA
- a CDS encoding ADP-ribosylglycohydrolase family protein, which yields MSLDLRERISGCWAGKCLGGAIGMPFEGVPYRPNLTPESIRLRQDVPNDDLEMQLIWLTGLRERGLDLDAAAFSHLWRRHIPAGCDEYSIAIRNLRHGVNPPVSGWLDNCFADGMGATIRSEIWAAVFAGRPDAAMHFAELDASVDHWGDGVWGEIFMAAAECRAFTTGELIPSLEFGRAQLPDDCRLARTLDAVFELHRAGVEAGEAGSRIRETFYHYNFTDCVTNLAFICHALLWGNGEFLPSVLSAVNLGRDADCTGASVGAFLGILLGRGGLPADLLERLNDRLSLSPYVERVPGVPQTLTETVDETLRLHETLRPKLPAVPYPAYAPYRPDGSEPAICRSRWLVADPAECDTEALERELRKSGRCPERLKHRIIETGQLQFDLSPFARDANTLELFTFLQVRGTPPDPVMVSATADVGLTLWFDGEMQCNHHSRLPSLPSFHRAEGGAAFTRHFRDGERRLVRLRLQYCLPPLRACLMFGDPANNHLDEITLEI from the coding sequence ATGAGTCTCGACCTGCGTGAAAGAATCTCCGGCTGCTGGGCCGGCAAATGCCTCGGCGGCGCGATCGGCATGCCGTTCGAAGGCGTTCCCTATCGTCCGAACCTGACGCCGGAGTCGATCCGGCTGCGCCAGGACGTCCCGAACGACGACCTTGAAATGCAGTTGATCTGGCTGACCGGGCTCCGGGAGCGCGGGCTCGACCTGGATGCCGCCGCCTTCAGCCACCTCTGGCGCCGCCACATTCCGGCCGGGTGCGACGAATACAGCATCGCGATCCGCAATTTGCGGCACGGTGTGAACCCGCCCGTCTCGGGCTGGCTCGACAACTGCTTTGCGGACGGCATGGGCGCGACGATCCGTTCGGAAATCTGGGCCGCCGTCTTCGCCGGGCGCCCGGACGCAGCCATGCACTTCGCCGAACTCGACGCCTCGGTGGACCACTGGGGGGACGGCGTATGGGGTGAAATCTTCATGGCGGCGGCCGAGTGCCGCGCCTTCACAACCGGGGAACTCATCCCGTCGCTCGAATTCGGACGGGCGCAGCTGCCGGACGATTGCCGCCTCGCCCGGACGCTCGACGCCGTTTTCGAACTCCACCGCGCCGGAGTCGAAGCCGGCGAAGCCGGAAGCCGCATCCGCGAAACCTTCTACCACTACAACTTCACGGACTGTGTGACTAACCTCGCCTTCATCTGCCACGCCCTGCTCTGGGGAAACGGGGAATTCCTGCCGAGCGTACTGTCAGCCGTGAATCTCGGGCGCGACGCCGACTGCACCGGCGCCAGCGTCGGCGCGTTTCTCGGCATTCTCCTCGGGCGCGGCGGCCTTCCGGCCGATCTGCTCGAACGGCTGAACGACCGCCTGAGCCTGAGTCCGTATGTCGAGCGGGTCCCCGGCGTGCCGCAAACGCTGACGGAGACGGTGGACGAAACTCTCCGGCTTCACGAAACCCTCCGCCCGAAGCTTCCGGCCGTCCCCTACCCGGCCTATGCGCCCTACCGGCCCGATGGCTCCGAACCGGCGATCTGCCGCTCCCGATGGCTCGTCGCCGACCCGGCGGAATGCGATACCGAAGCGCTCGAACGGGAGCTTCGGAAGTCCGGCCGCTGTCCGGAACGGCTGAAGCACCGGATCATCGAAACCGGGCAGCTTCAGTTCGACCTCTCGCCGTTCGCCCGCGATGCAAACACGCTCGAGCTCTTCACCTTTCTCCAGGTCCGCGGCACGCCGCCCGATCCGGTCATGGTATCGGCGACCGCCGACGTCGGGCTGACCTTGTGGTTCGACGGCGAGATGCAGTGCAACCATCATTCGCGGCTGCCGTCGCTGCCGTCGTTCCACCGTGCCGAGGGTGGAGCTGCCTTCACGCGACATTTCCGCGATGGGGAGCGCCGGCTTGTGCGGCTCCGGCTGCAGTACTGTCTGCCGCCCTTGCGGGCCTGTCTCATGTTCGGCGACCCCGCCAACAATCACCTCGACGAAATCACACTCGAAATCTGA
- a CDS encoding LamG-like jellyroll fold domain-containing protein gives MKKNLPALAALFASALVFGGTPDLTVSGDGTADGRDASGNAVAAKAEQLEFVPGLRGQAIRFKPGSKLLFEHPGLLGDTGTVSMWVRADWNGWEETSLNRFLLSALNADGKQVFPFWFWNWLRLDLPRDDGSVKSVEAKLIRGNITKNDWVHITAVWNRRNWCAIYLNGSRNRYEQNMERVPGVSAGEIRSVSIGSDAFGAPETTFLGTIDEVKFYKKPLSDKEVEAEYRAFAPFDLYLDRALYHAPREIELELFRPESGRESSVDLSLVDKNGKILAQKAFPKLPADSRQTLKLPVPELPPGEYRLEAKLGTGLTRAFRITLADDETPVNAAPGELKTGKPVFEKTFRTVADSAATRGSAKAADGYLEAGSKKDDHISCILPIPPEYRNGKPLLLEIEWPDDKERMFSIYLYPEAGSKSEIRDRLGGGVAAGGIYPNSNRMQRLRYLIYGSTPTMLLELRTQADNTPAAISALRLLPLPEGLPRLELNLPDGMPGRQIGHLDEDQSFDYNLDWDNTRPKLPCTAAVPKIVRMLREYYAYTGQNSFSLPLLRYNFAVYQTTAFPQTNGVFPFENGEVPYIVETLAKDGIGFNAIINLSEPPALFHAPDRTAEFGRTGVFTRNNRGSIVSMKRCNPVHPLVRNEVEKLVEDFARRFGKLPGVQAIEYWVEWPTIAFSDLTSGYDDYTVALFSRETGVKVPEFDEQKYQRRYEFLTAPPQRDAWVKWRAAKTTEMIRRLRSAVDRHAPELPLHLVLRGVPQTGSLELDTTSGLDPERSYLEEPGIDFAAVRQIPGVVLVPMRDSLMRLWQQHWNNARTTGDETLFDPAMQQPFRCQKQNYVNDYFRYFESFSNSPIPEKYPSHFQNSDLKPHGRFFLKELAFNVGAGDAQRISFGAQPLASLGREEEMREFARAFRALPDRPFRDVAGATDPVTVRYLPTKNGTYLYLVSLIHVDTEVALEIPGARTMRDLSTGRETPVSPVTLKPFELRSFLIPGEAVPVWKSTAVPDAYRRETEAAFAELADGVAGLAAETGDAEQLAERVERCRVLLKAGRYAEFHRLYHSKLFYNAAGTIAALAAGYPQQQRKMLEASHIAVNCGSADFFRAPDGRLFFPDRRFGGKLPYGFDEKCTTATRNTNAMPAGGELNPLFSTEAYDLDGYRFQVKPGKYTVRLLFRVGFEPGRKDGLFRFAVLVNGKTAVPDYDLFKSESPERGYAELVIPDVEPEKGEIRIEFRTVGGSDPTARLLNAIEVVPENADLLSFVPAADAAAAAPKTDKEYVILVKGNSISRHGWNEETREKLGWARECGMAATSEANDYVHRFARMVQQTMPGKKVRVVFGTGGRPDLAVASVEQEKALRPDLILVQNGEHSAFGETAKRFPADYEKLLKALREFPGPPRIITIGIWNPRYREEFKNCTAPDYDECAREVEAAQRRISEQLGIAFVPVSPFENDPANTGDGATAGVRWHPNDNGMKCYADAVFKAFRQDNGKPKEPTR, from the coding sequence ATGAAAAAGAATCTGCCGGCACTTGCCGCACTCTTTGCATCGGCACTCGTTTTCGGGGGCACTCCCGACCTCACCGTCAGCGGCGACGGCACAGCCGACGGGCGCGATGCCTCCGGCAACGCCGTCGCGGCCAAAGCGGAACAGCTCGAATTCGTACCGGGGCTCCGCGGCCAGGCCATCCGCTTCAAGCCGGGCTCGAAGCTCCTATTCGAACATCCCGGACTGCTCGGAGACACCGGAACCGTCTCGATGTGGGTCCGCGCCGACTGGAACGGCTGGGAAGAGACCAGCCTGAACCGCTTTCTGCTCTCGGCCCTGAATGCGGATGGGAAACAGGTTTTCCCGTTCTGGTTCTGGAACTGGCTCCGGCTCGACCTGCCGCGGGACGACGGCAGCGTCAAATCGGTCGAAGCCAAGCTGATCCGCGGAAACATCACGAAAAACGACTGGGTCCATATCACCGCCGTCTGGAACCGGCGCAACTGGTGCGCGATCTATCTGAACGGGAGCCGGAACCGGTACGAACAGAACATGGAACGGGTCCCGGGCGTCTCCGCCGGAGAGATCCGGAGCGTATCGATCGGTTCGGACGCTTTCGGCGCGCCGGAAACCACATTCCTCGGAACCATCGACGAAGTGAAGTTCTATAAAAAACCCCTGAGCGACAAGGAGGTCGAAGCCGAATACCGTGCGTTCGCTCCCTTCGACCTCTACCTCGACCGGGCACTGTATCATGCGCCGCGGGAGATCGAGCTCGAACTTTTTCGCCCCGAATCGGGCCGGGAGAGCAGTGTCGATTTGTCGCTCGTCGATAAAAACGGAAAAATCCTTGCGCAGAAAGCATTTCCGAAGCTCCCGGCAGACTCCCGCCAGACGCTGAAGCTGCCGGTTCCGGAGCTGCCGCCGGGCGAATACCGCCTTGAGGCAAAGCTCGGAACCGGGCTGACCCGCGCCTTCCGCATCACGCTGGCCGACGACGAAACGCCGGTGAATGCCGCTCCGGGCGAACTCAAAACCGGGAAACCGGTATTCGAGAAAACCTTCCGGACCGTCGCCGATTCGGCGGCGACCCGCGGCAGCGCAAAAGCGGCGGACGGCTATCTCGAAGCCGGTTCGAAGAAAGACGATCACATCTCCTGCATCCTGCCGATTCCGCCCGAGTACCGCAACGGCAAGCCGCTGCTGCTCGAAATCGAGTGGCCGGACGACAAAGAGCGCATGTTCTCCATTTATCTCTACCCCGAAGCCGGCAGCAAGTCCGAAATCCGCGACCGGCTCGGCGGAGGCGTCGCGGCCGGCGGCATCTACCCGAACTCCAACAGAATGCAGCGCCTGCGCTACCTGATCTACGGCTCTACGCCGACCATGCTGCTCGAGCTGAGAACGCAGGCGGACAACACGCCCGCCGCCATCTCCGCGCTGCGGCTGCTTCCGCTGCCGGAAGGCCTGCCTCGTCTGGAACTGAATCTCCCGGACGGAATGCCGGGGCGTCAGATCGGCCATCTCGATGAGGACCAGAGCTTTGACTACAATCTCGACTGGGACAACACGCGCCCGAAACTGCCCTGCACGGCGGCCGTGCCGAAAATCGTCCGGATGCTCCGAGAATACTACGCCTACACCGGTCAGAACTCATTTTCGCTGCCGCTGCTGCGCTACAATTTTGCTGTCTATCAGACGACGGCGTTTCCGCAGACCAACGGCGTGTTCCCGTTCGAAAACGGCGAAGTGCCGTATATCGTCGAAACGCTTGCGAAGGACGGCATCGGTTTCAACGCAATCATCAACCTGTCGGAGCCGCCGGCGCTCTTTCATGCGCCGGACCGGACCGCCGAATTCGGTCGTACCGGCGTCTTCACCCGGAACAACCGCGGCAGCATCGTTTCCATGAAACGCTGCAACCCGGTCCATCCGCTGGTCCGGAACGAAGTCGAAAAGCTGGTCGAGGATTTTGCGCGCCGGTTCGGGAAACTGCCGGGCGTGCAGGCGATCGAATACTGGGTCGAATGGCCGACCATCGCCTTCTCGGACCTGACCAGCGGCTACGACGACTACACCGTCGCGCTGTTCAGCAGGGAGACCGGCGTCAAAGTGCCGGAATTCGACGAACAGAAGTATCAGAGGCGCTATGAGTTCCTGACCGCGCCGCCGCAGCGCGACGCCTGGGTGAAGTGGCGCGCCGCCAAAACGACCGAAATGATCCGGCGCCTGCGCAGCGCCGTCGACCGCCATGCGCCGGAATTGCCGCTCCACCTGGTTCTCCGCGGCGTGCCGCAGACCGGCAGCCTCGAGCTCGACACGACTTCCGGGCTTGATCCGGAGCGCAGCTACCTTGAGGAGCCCGGCATCGATTTCGCCGCAGTCCGGCAGATTCCGGGCGTGGTCCTCGTGCCGATGCGCGATTCGCTGATGCGCCTCTGGCAGCAGCACTGGAACAATGCGAGAACGACAGGCGACGAAACACTCTTCGACCCGGCCATGCAGCAGCCGTTCCGCTGTCAGAAACAGAACTATGTGAATGATTATTTCCGCTATTTCGAGAGCTTCAGCAACTCGCCGATTCCGGAGAAATACCCGTCGCACTTCCAGAATTCGGACCTGAAGCCGCACGGCCGTTTCTTCCTGAAGGAGCTCGCATTCAATGTCGGCGCCGGAGACGCCCAGCGCATCTCGTTCGGCGCCCAGCCGCTGGCCTCGCTCGGACGCGAGGAGGAGATGCGGGAATTCGCCCGCGCCTTCCGGGCGCTGCCGGACCGCCCGTTCCGGGATGTTGCCGGGGCGACCGACCCCGTAACCGTCCGTTATCTGCCGACGAAGAACGGGACCTATCTCTATCTGGTCAGCCTGATCCACGTCGATACGGAAGTCGCGCTGGAGATTCCGGGCGCCCGGACGATGCGCGATCTGTCAACCGGCCGGGAGACGCCGGTCTCCCCCGTCACGCTCAAACCGTTCGAGCTGCGCTCGTTCCTGATTCCGGGCGAAGCCGTTCCGGTATGGAAATCGACCGCAGTTCCCGACGCGTACCGGCGGGAGACCGAAGCCGCCTTCGCCGAACTGGCGGACGGCGTCGCCGGGCTCGCCGCCGAAACCGGCGACGCGGAACAGCTCGCCGAACGGGTGGAGCGCTGCCGCGTACTGCTGAAGGCGGGCCGTTACGCGGAGTTCCACCGGCTCTATCACTCGAAGCTCTTTTACAATGCGGCCGGCACCATCGCGGCGCTCGCGGCCGGTTATCCGCAGCAGCAGCGGAAGATGCTCGAAGCATCGCACATCGCAGTCAACTGCGGATCAGCCGATTTCTTCCGCGCCCCGGACGGCAGGCTCTTCTTCCCGGACCGCCGGTTCGGCGGAAAACTCCCGTACGGCTTCGACGAAAAGTGCACTACCGCAACGCGGAACACAAATGCGATGCCCGCCGGCGGAGAACTCAACCCGCTCTTCAGCACCGAGGCATACGACCTCGACGGCTACCGTTTTCAGGTGAAGCCGGGCAAATACACGGTGAGGCTGCTTTTCCGGGTCGGCTTCGAGCCGGGACGCAAGGACGGACTCTTCCGGTTCGCGGTCCTGGTCAACGGCAAGACGGCGGTTCCGGACTACGACCTCTTCAAGTCCGAGTCGCCGGAACGCGGCTACGCTGAGCTCGTCATCCCGGATGTGGAGCCTGAGAAAGGGGAAATCCGGATCGAGTTCCGGACCGTCGGCGGCAGCGACCCGACCGCGCGGCTGCTGAATGCGATCGAAGTCGTTCCCGAAAACGCGGATCTGCTCAGCTTCGTTCCGGCGGCCGATGCCGCGGCGGCCGCCCCGAAAACGGATAAAGAGTATGTCATCCTCGTGAAGGGAAACAGCATTTCACGCCACGGCTGGAACGAGGAGACGCGCGAAAAGCTCGGCTGGGCGCGCGAGTGCGGCATGGCAGCGACCTCCGAAGCGAACGACTATGTTCACCGCTTCGCCCGCATGGTGCAGCAGACGATGCCGGGGAAGAAGGTCCGGGTCGTATTCGGAACCGGCGGCCGCCCGGACCTCGCCGTCGCCTCCGTCGAACAGGAGAAGGCGCTGCGCCCGGACCTGATTCTCGTGCAGAACGGCGAGCATTCGGCGTTCGGCGAAACGGCGAAGCGCTTCCCGGCCGACTATGAGAAGCTGCTGAAAGCGCTCCGGGAATTCCCGGGGCCGCCGCGCATCATCACGATCGGCATCTGGAATCCGCGCTACCGCGAGGAGTTTAAAAACTGCACCGCCCCCGATTACGATGAATGCGCCCGGGAGGTCGAGGCTGCGCAGCGGCGCATTTCGGAGCAGCTCGGCATTGCATTCGTCCCGGTTTCGCCGTTCGAAAACGACCCGGCCAACACCGGCGACGGCGCGACGGCCGGCGTCCGCTGGCATCCGAACGACAACGGCATGAAATGCTACGCCGACGCCGTATTCAAGGCGTTCCGGCAGGACAACGGCAAACCGAAGGAGCCAACCAGATGA
- a CDS encoding LacI family DNA-binding transcriptional regulator → MNIKEVAELAGVSVASISRAFQDPPSPYISKKQRERILKICEELQYYPDIHSQRLNAKRSNTIAFLSRHVAEMEVYGAGGRRMFDYNFGSVIMGAQVALAGYGKSLQLILVDDVYLAERRHLKMVRSRMVDGILIWGAVESDSYVTELLREKIPVVLLTTDGVPGGAGCGSVVADEYAGMSMLIQAALDAGHRRIAVLEPGRSGSAGAARMRAVTDTLGRAGIAPVWTSPENGFNYEFGRRMTAELLKSKVPATCVVASNDMAAWGCISELRNAGLRVPEDMSVVGADGIPVPGDLVVDSFHLPAYEIGLEGARTLCRGLEGEPGPRRLILPVARVFGNTIRPLS, encoded by the coding sequence ATGAACATCAAAGAGGTTGCAGAGCTGGCCGGAGTGTCGGTCGCCTCGATTTCGAGGGCGTTTCAGGACCCGCCGTCTCCGTACATATCCAAGAAGCAGCGGGAGCGGATTCTGAAAATCTGCGAGGAGCTGCAGTACTATCCGGATATCCACTCCCAGCGGTTGAATGCGAAACGTTCGAACACCATCGCATTCCTCTCCCGCCATGTCGCGGAGATGGAGGTTTACGGGGCAGGGGGACGCCGGATGTTCGATTACAACTTCGGCTCGGTCATCATGGGCGCTCAGGTCGCTCTGGCCGGATACGGCAAGAGCCTGCAGCTGATTCTGGTCGATGACGTCTACCTTGCGGAACGGCGGCATCTGAAGATGGTGCGTTCGCGCATGGTCGACGGCATCCTGATCTGGGGCGCCGTCGAGAGCGACAGCTACGTGACGGAGCTGCTGCGCGAGAAAATCCCGGTTGTGCTCCTGACCACCGACGGCGTGCCGGGCGGGGCCGGCTGCGGCAGCGTGGTTGCCGACGAGTATGCCGGCATGTCGATGCTGATTCAGGCCGCGCTCGATGCGGGACATCGCCGCATCGCCGTGCTCGAGCCGGGCCGCAGCGGTTCGGCCGGAGCCGCCCGCATGCGTGCCGTGACCGATACGCTCGGCCGGGCGGGAATCGCCCCGGTCTGGACTTCGCCGGAGAACGGATTCAACTATGAGTTCGGCCGCCGGATGACCGCGGAGCTCCTGAAAAGCAAGGTTCCGGCGACCTGCGTGGTCGCGTCGAACGACATGGCTGCCTGGGGCTGCATCTCCGAGCTCCGGAACGCCGGTCTGCGTGTGCCGGAAGATATGTCGGTGGTCGGCGCGGACGGCATCCCGGTGCCGGGGGATCTGGTGGTCGACTCCTTCCACCTGCCTGCGTACGAAATCGGGCTGGAGGGGGCGCGGACGCTCTGCCGCGGCCTGGAAGGGGAGCCCGGTCCCCGCCGCCTGATCCTGCCGGTGGCCCGCGTCTTCGGCAACACGATCCGCCCGCTCTCCTGA
- a CDS encoding class D beta-lactamase: protein MMRNILLKSFILFCLTVSAIGCRQPEPLMPKSSAAAGIPAGFVAVFGKTGADQIVVCGNRTLAEHRFPPCSTFKIVSTLMGLDSGVLTGPESRLGYDGTRYEFAAWNGDLTLREAFRTSCVPYYKKLTGKLDRRTVQKTLDRLNYGNCDISVWNSNGHNVFWIESSLLISPLEQLGVLEKIFSGRSGFAPGHVELLRECMRDGCAGDWTLYGKTGSGRNHNTNRLEGWFVGFAEPADGKPVFFAAHGAAPDRDVNGPEMRQWLREQFSRRFLPPVEPVR from the coding sequence ATGATGAGAAATATCCTTCTGAAAAGCTTTATCCTGTTCTGTTTGACTGTTTCCGCCATCGGCTGCCGGCAGCCGGAGCCGCTTATGCCGAAATCATCGGCTGCGGCCGGAATTCCGGCCGGATTCGTCGCTGTGTTCGGCAAAACGGGTGCGGACCAAATCGTGGTCTGCGGGAATCGCACCCTTGCGGAACACCGTTTTCCGCCGTGTTCGACCTTCAAAATCGTCTCTACGCTGATGGGGCTTGACTCCGGAGTGCTGACCGGCCCGGAGAGCCGTCTCGGTTATGACGGCACCCGGTACGAGTTCGCCGCATGGAACGGAGACCTCACGCTGCGGGAGGCGTTCCGGACTTCCTGCGTGCCGTACTACAAGAAACTGACCGGAAAGCTCGACAGACGCACCGTGCAGAAAACGCTCGACCGCCTGAATTACGGCAATTGCGACATCAGCGTATGGAACAGCAACGGGCACAATGTCTTCTGGATCGAGTCGAGTCTGCTGATCTCGCCGTTGGAACAGCTCGGCGTGTTGGAAAAGATTTTTTCCGGCCGATCCGGATTTGCGCCCGGGCATGTGGAACTCCTCAGGGAGTGCATGCGCGACGGATGCGCCGGAGACTGGACGCTCTACGGAAAAACGGGAAGCGGCCGCAACCACAACACCAACCGTCTGGAAGGCTGGTTCGTCGGTTTTGCGGAACCCGCGGACGGAAAACCGGTTTTCTTCGCCGCGCACGGCGCCGCTCCCGACCGCGACGTAAACGGACCGGAGATGCGCCAATGGCTCCGGGAACAATTTTCGCGGAGATTCCTCCCTCCGGTTGAGCCGGTCCGGTAA
- a CDS encoding YoaK family protein — MNRTSSDAERLTAACVLSVVGGFLDIYTYLYRGKVFANAVTGNMVLFGFHLAHRQWGEGTRYLLAILFYAFGIFTAEIVHAKLPKSRRLSWHQSVILLELACLLPVCFIPYGEFDFLVNALISFVCALQVQTFRRVHGLPFASTMCTGNLRSGTDALFRSLFGKVPGELRKALHYYGVIVCFIFGAVSGALLLHRFGHYVFLLAPAGLCAVFFLIATRRGVASWRRSLRGVFRKLRG; from the coding sequence ATGAATCGTACGTCATCGGATGCGGAACGCCTGACCGCCGCCTGCGTGTTGAGCGTGGTCGGCGGCTTTCTCGACATCTACACTTATCTGTACCGGGGAAAGGTATTCGCCAATGCCGTGACCGGGAACATGGTGCTTTTCGGCTTCCACCTGGCCCACCGGCAATGGGGGGAGGGGACGCGGTATCTGCTGGCGATTCTGTTCTATGCCTTCGGCATTTTCACTGCGGAAATCGTTCATGCGAAGCTGCCGAAGTCCCGGCGGCTTTCCTGGCACCAGTCCGTGATTCTGCTCGAACTCGCATGTCTGCTCCCGGTCTGCTTTATTCCGTACGGCGAATTCGATTTCCTCGTCAATGCGCTGATCTCCTTCGTCTGTGCCTTGCAGGTGCAGACCTTCCGCCGCGTGCACGGGCTGCCGTTCGCCTCCACGATGTGCACCGGCAACCTGCGCAGCGGCACGGACGCCCTGTTCCGCAGCCTGTTCGGGAAAGTTCCGGGTGAGCTGCGCAAGGCGCTGCACTATTACGGCGTGATCGTCTGCTTCATTTTCGGCGCCGTTTCGGGGGCGCTTCTGCTGCACCGGTTCGGACATTATGTCTTTCTGCTCGCTCCGGCCGGGCTGTGCGCGGTCTTTTTCCTGATCGCAACCCGGCGCGGAGTCGCTTCCTGGCGGCGCTCGCTCCGCGGCGTTTTCCGGAAACTCCGGGGCTGA